One window of Lawsonibacter asaccharolyticus genomic DNA carries:
- a CDS encoding GBF68930.1: protein MNGETLSTRFAYHYDLTLSLALPGPEFSAEDRRTLENGINSYNERSIYMNNPKHISLLEMGKNHIKIRLSSTQMLTTPGRGLRALTAILVKTPSFEGRVTPGGQLFRVLHAERPDDRGGAPEAAAISDAELVKALVDYLLERKDGSAASRKKKAAVEAMKRLAIDAAMICPPPKQSEQ from the coding sequence ATGAACGGCGAGACACTTTCCACCCGCTTTGCGTACCATTATGACCTGACTTTGAGCCTGGCTCTCCCGGGTCCGGAATTTTCCGCTGAGGACCGGCGCACTCTGGAGAACGGGATCAATTCCTATAATGAAAGATCCATCTACATGAACAACCCCAAACATATCAGTCTGCTGGAAATGGGAAAGAACCACATCAAGATCAGGCTCTCCTCCACCCAGATGCTGACCACCCCGGGCCGCGGCCTGCGGGCGCTGACTGCCATCCTGGTCAAAACCCCCTCCTTCGAAGGCCGCGTCACACCAGGAGGCCAGCTCTTCCGCGTACTCCACGCGGAGCGCCCCGATGACCGCGGCGGTGCCCCGGAGGCAGCGGCGATATCAGACGCGGAGCTGGTGAAGGCACTGGTGGACTATCTGCTGGAACGGAAAGACGGGTCGGCCGCCAGCAGAAAGAAAAAGGCCGCGGTGGAGGCGATGAAGCGGCTGGCCATAGACGCCGCCATGATCTGCCCGCCGCCGAAACAGAGTGAACAGTAA